Proteins encoded by one window of Asterias rubens chromosome 18, eAstRub1.3, whole genome shotgun sequence:
- the LOC117302496 gene encoding neuronal acetylcholine receptor subunit alpha-10-like: MKNYNKKVRPVWNASTLIEVKLTLSVIQVVEMDERNQILTTNVWIEQHWYDEKMSWDPDDYGGIEIIRIPATELWVPDITLYDNADSNDYVSTSRTSNALVNHNTQVDLWSKPCLLKSTCKIDVKYFPFDYQECTMKFGSWTYNSFQMSLDKVISDADLSGYIPNEQWNLTYAVVRRHRIKYPCCPEEYHDVTFYFGLQRKPLYYIYNLIMPCILLSSLAMLGFFMPYDVGVVKVSLSITLILSLTVFLLLVAEMMPRTSEEVPLIGQYYAATMFLISISTAMNVFVLNVNERGGMNGREVPRLLRRITFDYLAGICLVGPCPNKKKAKTTQESHELKYKMVNSATHGSNVVNHQPPSSNGGRNVRFSANLHTSYPEHEILMDESMDQHVGRSGEYDGSERRLLKLERSVDAILKHMKNLQKRKEKQQQLKSDWAKVAQVMDRVLLIIFVMCTTATALILLLQRSPDKVPPLDESELKMGAEVNTEA, from the exons GATGAGCGAAATCAGATTCTGACGACCAACGTTTGGATAGAGCAG CATTGGTACGACGAGAAGATGAGTTGGGACCCAGACGATTATGGTGGAATCGAAATCATCAGAATACCTGCCACTGAGCTTTGGGTACCTGATATTACTCTCTATGACAA TGCCGATTCGAATGACTACGTATCAACTAGCAGAACCTCGAACGCTTTGGTCAACCACAACACACAAGTCGATCTCTGGTCGAAGCCTTGCCTCCTCAAAAGCACATGCAAGATAGATGTCAAATACTTCCCATTCGATTACCAGGAGTGTACCATGAAGTTTGGATCGTGGACATACAACAGCTTCCAGATGAGCTTGGACAAGGTCATCAGCGACGCAGACCTGTCTGGTTATATACCCAACGAACAGTGGAACTTGACATACGCCGTGGTGCGACGTCATCGTATTAAATACCCCTGCTGTCCAGAAGAGTACCATGACGTAACTTTCTATTTTGGACTGCAAAGAAAACCATTGTACTACATCTATAACCTTATCATGCCGTGTATATTACTGTCTTCGTTGGCCATGTTGGGATTTTTCATGCCGTATGACGTAGGAGTGGTGAAGGTATCGCTTAGCATAACACTCATCCTGTCTTTGACGGTGTTTCTTCTGCTTGTGGCTGAAATGATGCCGAGAACATCTGAGGAGGTTCCTCTTATTG GCCAGTATTACGCCGCCACTATGTTTTTGATTTCAATATCAACTGCCATGAACGTTTTCGTTCTGAATGTGAACGAAAGAGGAGGTATGAACGGTCGGGAAGTACCTCGCCTCCTCCGCAGGATAACATTTGATTATCTGGCAGGGATTTGTCTAGTGGGGCCGTGCCCAAACAAAAAGAAGGCAAAGACTACTCAGGAGTCTCACGAGCTCAAGTATAAGATGGTGAACTCAGCCACGCATGGCTCCAATGTAGTAAACCATCAGCCGCCAAGTTCCAACGGCGGACGCAACGTCAGGTTCAGTGCCAACCTTCACACTTCCTACCCAGAGCACGAGATTCTCATGGATGAGTCGATGGATCAGCACGTGGGGCGTAGCGGCGAGTACGACGGCAGTGAAAGGCGGCTGTTGAAGCTCGAGCGGAGTGTTGACGCCATTTTAAAGCACATGAAGAACTTACAGAAGAGGAAGGAGAAACAGCAACAGCTGAAATCGGACTGGGCCAAGGTTGCCCAGGTCATGGACCGGGTCCTCCTCATTATCTTTGTCATGTGCACGACGGCCACTGCATTAATTCTTCTTTTACAAAGATCTCCAGATAAAGTGCCACCGCTTGACGAAAGCGAACTTAAAATGGGTGCTGAGGTAAATACTGAAGCGTGA